GGGCCTGGTTTCAACCAGTCTTTTCAAATAGACTCCCCGTTTGCAGTTAGGTTTCGCCGGGACGTACCGGTCAGTATAACAAGCCTGAAGGGGTTATGGCGTAACTCGATTTTAAGCGATTCTGCTTATTCCTTGCCTTATCGGATCGCAACACAGAAAATGGTCGGCTTTTCTCATTCCTTAATTCCGTATGACGCTTCTTGCACTGGGCATTAATCACAATACCGCGAGTCTTGATATTCGTGAGAAAGTGGCCTTTACCCCCGCTCAGGCGGAAGAGGCGCTGAAGGGCGCCCTCGCCTGCGACTTAGCCAGTGAGGTGGCTATACTATCGACGTGTAATCGCACAGAAATATACTGCCAAACGAACGGTGATGTCGACGCGATTCTAGCCTGGCTAGCGGAAATCAAAAACGCTGATACTCAGGCTTTGAAGGGCTGTCATTACGTTTATGCAGGCCAGGAAGCGGCGCGTCATATGATGAGCGTTGCCGCCGGGCTCGACTCTTTGGTGCTTGGGGAGCCGCAAATATTGGGGCAAATGAAATCCTGCTATGCAGTATCCCGCGAAGCTGGGGTGCTGGGCAGTTGTTTACACGATGTTTTTCAGCGCGTATTTGCGATTGCCAAGCGCGTGCGTTCAGACACTGCCATTGGCGAAAACCCCGTATCTGTGGCCTATGCAGCGGTAACGCTGGCGCAGCAAATTTTTTCTGACCTGAAGCAGGATACGGCTTTACTTATTGGCGCCGGTGAAACCATTGAACTGGTGGCAAGGCATCTTAAAAACCAGAATATTCATCAGCTGATTATTGCCAACCGAACACTCGAAAATGCCCGTCACGTCGCTGAAGAGTTAGGTGCAGAGGCCATTTTACTGGCCGACATCCCCGAGTACCTGCCCCGGGCTGACATCGTGATATCATCCACCGCCAGTCAATTGCCGCTTTTGGGTAAGGGGGCGGTCGAAGCGGCGTTGCGCGCACGTAAGCACAAGCCGATGTTTATGGTCGATATCGCTGTTCCTCGTGATATTGAGACCCAGGTTGGCGAGCTAGCCGACGTATACCTTTATACCGTTGACGACCTAAAAGAGGTTATTGACGAAAACCGAAAATCCCGAGAACAAGCAGCGGAAATCGCCCGGGATATTATTCAGGAAGGTGTTGACCGTTTCGGGCACGACCAACGGGCGCAGTCGGCAGTGAACGTTGTTAAGCGCTTTCGGCAGCAAACCGATGCGTTGCGTGAACAGGAATTACAGAAAAGCC
The Teredinibacter franksiae DNA segment above includes these coding regions:
- the hemA gene encoding glutamyl-tRNA reductase, encoding MTLLALGINHNTASLDIREKVAFTPAQAEEALKGALACDLASEVAILSTCNRTEIYCQTNGDVDAILAWLAEIKNADTQALKGCHYVYAGQEAARHMMSVAAGLDSLVLGEPQILGQMKSCYAVSREAGVLGSCLHDVFQRVFAIAKRVRSDTAIGENPVSVAYAAVTLAQQIFSDLKQDTALLIGAGETIELVARHLKNQNIHQLIIANRTLENARHVAEELGAEAILLADIPEYLPRADIVISSTASQLPLLGKGAVEAALRARKHKPMFMVDIAVPRDIETQVGELADVYLYTVDDLKEVIDENRKSREQAAEIARDIIQEGVDRFGHDQRAQSAVNVVKRFRQQTDALREQELQKSLKALEAGADPAEVMNNLARNLTNKFLHQPTSELKRASANGKQQLLSDFEQLFGLLDD